The genomic region GCGCCCAGTGCTGCGCGCCCGCGGCCATGCGGAAGAAGACCACATCGCGCCGGAACGCGTTCCACCGCGCGGGGGTGAATCGCCCCGTGCACGCGCCCGGATCCGCCAGCGCGCCAGCGGCGGGGACGAGCACGTTGCCGCGATCCAGGTCGCGGACCAGGAACCCCGGCGCGCGCACCTCCGCCCGCAGGTCGACTGGCGATCCATCCCGCTGTCGAACAGTGCCGGTCTGGTCGAGCGCGACGGCGGCGCAGCGGTACAGGCCGTCGTAGCCCAACTCGCGGAAGTACTTCGATCCCACCACGTAGTGGAACTGGTCCCACACGTGGAAGAAGCCGCGGTACGCGTACAGCGCCCCCGCGTACCACGCGAGCACCGCCGCCGCGACGAGCGCGATCCCCATGCGCCGCGCCGTCCGCCGCGCGACCGGCCGCCCCGCGCGCCGGCGATGCCGCTCCCACGCGAGCATCGCCAGCGCGCCGGCCGCGATCGCCGCCTTCGCCACGTCCGGCCAGATCGCGCTGCGAAACAACCGCCAGTGCAGCGCGGCCACGATCCCCGCGCACGCCATCACCCCCACGGCGAGGAGCGCCGCGAGCAGTGTATCGCGAGGAGGCGTGGAAGCGGGCCGGGTGAGGTTCAAGGGAGATCGGGAGAGGGGAAGATACGTGGCGCCATCACGATAATCGCAGCGCCGATCCGGCGCGAATGCAGGCGATGTGCACGGATGCGGGCGGCTGCAGTCCCGCAGGGACTTCGTGCTCTTGTTGCTGCGAATTCATTCGCCCGTCGAACCCCCGGCGCGGCTCGCCAGGCGTTCAGCCGATCACCAAAACCCCCGCCCCGACTCCGCCGCCGCGCGAAACATCGTTACATTGGAATGGTTTACATCTTCGGGGCGCCGCGCTAACTGTACGTATACGCCCCGACCCGATCCCCAGCCCATCCCATGCGCGCCGAGCACGTCCCGTCTGCCAGCCCCGGCGAGAGTCCGCCGCCCCCGCAGTCCGCGCCGCGCCGCCCGCGCAGCGTCCGCGCCGTTCCGCGCGTCCCCGACGGGCCGCACGCGATCCCGCGCGCGGTGCGCCCGCGCCCCGTGCCGCGCGGCGCCGACCTGGACAACCCGGCGCTGTACTTCAACCGCGAGCTGGGGCTGCTGGACTTCAACTGGCGCGTGCTCGCGCAAGCGCTGGACACGCGCACGCCGCTGCTGGAGCGCGTGCGCTTCCTGGCCATCGCCTCCAGCAACCTGGACGAGTTCTTCCAGAAGCGCGTGGGCGGCCTCAAGGGCCAGCTCGCGGCCGGCGTGCAAGCGCTTTCGACCGACGGACGCACGCCGGCGGAGCAGCTGGAGCTGATCGGCAACGCCGCGCTGGAGATGCACGCGGCGCTCGGCGACACCTGGGAGCAGGTGCTCAAGCCGCTCCTGCGCACCGAGGCCGACGTCGTGGTCTCGCACTACCACGAGCTCGACACGCCGCAGCGGCGCGCGCTCGACGAGCACTTCCGCGAGCAGATCTACCCCGTCCTCACCCCGCTGGCGGTCGACCCCGGGCACCCGTTTCCCTTCATCTCCAACCTGAGCCTGTCGCTGGCGGTGCTGATGCGCCACGCCGCGCGCAGCACCTATCACTTCGCCCGCATCAAGGTCCCCCCCCAGAACGGGCGCTGGCTCCCCGTTCCCCACAGCGAGCACCGCTTCCACTTCGTCCCCGTGGAGCAGGTGATCCAGGCCAACGTGGGCTCGCTGTTCCGGGGGATGGAGATCGTGAACGTCCACCCCTTCCGCGTCACCCGCAGCGCGGCCGTGGACCGGGGAGACGACGAGGCCGAGGACCTGCTGGCGCTGATCAGCGAGGAACTGCGCGAGCGCCGCTTCGCCCCGGTCGTGCGCCTGGAGGTGGACCGGGCGATGCCGCGCGAGGTGCGGCAGCTGCTGGTGCGCGAGCTGGAGCTGGAGGAGCAGGACGTGTACGAGGCGGGCGGGCTGATCGCCCACGCGGACTGCGCCGTGCTCGCCGAGCTCGACGTCCCCGCGCACAAGTACGAGCCGTGGGAGCCCGTCGTCCCCGAGCCGCTGCAGCACGAGGGCGAGACCGAGGAGGAACGCAACATCTTCTCCATCCTCCGCCGCGGCGACGTCCTCGTCCATCACCCGTACGACTCCTTCCCGGCCAGCGTACAGCGGCTGCTGGAGGAGGCGGCGGTCGACCCGCGCGTGGTGGCCATCAAGCAGACGCTCTACCGCACCGGCGGCGAGGCCAGCCCCATCGTGAAGGCGCTGATCCGCGCCGCCGAGCTGGGGAAGCAGGTGGCGGTGCTGATCGAGGTGACCGCGCGCTTCGACGAGGAGAACAACATCCGCGGCGCGGAGATGCTGGAAGACGCCGGGGTGCACGTGACCTACGGCCTGGTGGGGCTGAAGACGCACAGCAAGGTCGCGCTGATCGTGCGCGACGAGGGCGGGCCGCCGCGCACCTACTGCCACATCGGCACCGGCAACTACCACGCGCGCACGTCGCGGATGTACAGCGACCTGGGGCTGCTGACCTGCCACGACGAGATCGGCGACGACCTGGTGAACCTGTTCCACTTCCTCACCGGGTACGCGCCCGACCAGCAGTACACGCGGCTGCTCGTGGCCCCGCGCGACATGCGGCGGGTGTTCGAGGAGCGTATCGAGCGCGAGGTGCAGCACCAGCGGCGGTACGCGAACGGCCGCATCATCGCCAAGATGAACGCGCTCGACGACCCCGGCATTATCCGCGAGCTGTACCGCGCCTCGCGCGAGGGGGTGAAGATCGATCTCATCGTGCGCGGGCACAGCCGTCTCCGCCCGGGGCTGGCGGGGTACAGCGAGAACATCCGCGTGGTGAGCCTGGTGGGCCGCTTCCTGGAGCACGACCGCGTCTTCCACTTCGCCAACAACGGCGACCCCGAGGTGTTCATCGGCAGCGCGGACTGGCGCGAGCGCAACCTGAACGAGCGGGTGGAGACGATCGTCCCCGTGCTGGACCCCGCGCTGAAGGAGCGGCTGCTGCGCCTGCTGGACGCCGCGCTGGCCGACAACCGCCTGTCGTGGGAGCTGCAGCCCGACGGCCACTGGCGCCCGCGCACACCGGGTCCGGACGAGCCGGAGATCAACTACCACGACCTGCTGATGCGCGACGCGCTCGAGCGCAGCCGCCAGCGCGCCCGCCCCTGGGAGGTGATGCTGTAACGACTTCGGTCAAGGGAAGGGAATCACACGGAGGGAACGGAGGGAACGGAGGAACAGCGGCAGTCCTCCGTTCCCTCCGTTTCCTCCGTGTGAGACTTGCTGTTTCTGACCCGCACCGGGCGTGAGGCTTGCGAGCCACCGCGGTCGATCACGGACACGACGACCCTGGACAGGCGCGGACGATGGAGAAGCGGCGGATCGGATCGCTCGAGGTGTCGGTGGTGGGGCTGGGATGCAACAACTTCGGGCGGAGAGTCGACGCGGCGGGGACGGCGGCGGTGGTCGACGCGGCGCTGGACGCAGGGGTGAATTTCCTCGACACGGCCGACATCTACGGCAGCGGCCAGAGCGAGGAGTACCTTGGCCGCGCGCTGCAGGGCCGGCGCGAGCAGGTGGTGCTGGCGACGAAGTTCGGGATGAAGATGGACGAACAGCGCCACGGCGCCCGTCCCGATTACATCCGCCACGCCGTGGAGGACAGCCTGCGGCGGCTGCGCACGGACCGCATCGACCTCTACCAGCTGCACACGCCAGACGAGACGGTGCCCATCGCCGACACGCTGGCCGCGCTGGACGAGCTGGTGCGCGCCGGCAAGGTGCGCGAGATCGGCTGCTCCAACTTCTCCGCTGCGCAGCTGCACGAGGCGGCAGATGCGGTGCGACCGGGCGCGGCGCGGTTCGCCAGCGTGCAGAACGAGTACAGCCTGCTGCACCGCGAGCCGGAGGACGGCGTGCTGGACGCGTGCGAGCGGCTGGGGATCGCCTTCATCCCCTATTACCCGCTGGCCAGCGGGCTGCTGACGGGGAAGTACCGCCGGGGCGAACCAGTCCCCCAGGGCGCCAGGCTCTCCGACGAGCGCGTCGCCGACCGGAGATCGGACGAGAAGCTCCAACTCGTGGAGAGGTTGATCGCGTTCGCCGAGGCGCGGGGGCACACGCTCCTGGAGCTGGCGTTCTCGTGGCTCCTAGCGCGCCGCGCCGTCGCCTCCGTCATCGCCGGCGCGACGAAGCCGGAGCAGGTGCGCAGCAACGCCGCCGCGGCCGGGTGGACGCTGACGGAGGACGAGCTCGCCGAGGTGGACCGCATTCTCGGGTGATCCATCAACAGAAGAGCTCCACGCAGAGTCAGCAGAGTCAGCAGTTGAACAGCGGTTTTCTGCTGACTCTGCTAACTCTGCGTGAGACATTCTCCTTCTTTATCGCGTTGCCTGTGCTGATTTCTTAGCGTACCTTGCGCGCTTCGTCCGCCGATCTCCCCAATCCCTTCGCTCCCCCGAGCCCGAATGACTCGTTCGACCCAAACGCGCGCCGCGTCGATGCTGCTGGCCGCCGCGCTGGCGGTGGTGCCCGCGCTGGCCGGCGCGCAGCAGAAGCAGCGCTTCGCCAGCCTGCAGGAGGCGCTGGCCGCCACGGGCGCGCTGTCCGGCCGCAACGGCCCGCGCAGCGTCAACTGGATCGACGAAGGGAGCCGGTTCAGCTACCTGGACCGCGACGCGCAGGGGAAGGACGTGATCAAGGCGTACGACCCCGCAACCGGCGCGGAAAGCACCCTCTTCTCCGCGCAGGGGATGACCTTCCCCGGGTCGCAGACGCCGTTCGAGTACGAGAGCTTCCAGTGGGCGCAGGACTCGAAGCACCTGGTCTTCCAGTCCAACTTCCAGCCCATCTACCGCCGCTCGGGGACGGCGGACTACTACATCTACTCGCTGGCCGACCGGTCGCTGCAGCTGGCCACGCGCGGCGCACGCACGGCCGAGCTCTCGCCCGACGGGTCGATGCTGGGCTTCGAGCGCGGCGGCGACATGTACGTGACGGACCTGGCCACGCACACCGAGCGCCGGTTGACGAATGACGCCACGCTGCACGTGTTCAACGGGCACTTCGACTGGGTCTACGAGGAGGAGTTCGGCCTCGCGCAGGCGTGGAAGTGGTCGCCCGACAGCCGCAGGATCGCGTTCTGGCAGGTGGACGAGAGCGCCGAGCCCATCTACATGCTGAGCGACCTCTCCGGGCTGCATCCCAGCTACGACAGCATCCCCTATCCCAAGGTCGGCGATCCCAATCCGAAGGTGCGCATCGGCGTGGTGGACGCGCGTAGCGGGCGGAAGACCTGGCTCGACACCGGCCTCACCGGCGACTTCTACATCCCCCGGATCTACTGGACCAGCCGGCCCGACACCATCGCCGTGCTGACGCTGAGCCGCGCGCACAACGAGCTGCGCGTGTTCTTCTTCGACGTGAACACCGGCGGGCGGCGGCAGGTGATGATGCAGCGGTCGGACGCGTGGATCGACCTGTACGACTTCTACGCGGGGATCGACGACATGATGACCTTCCCGGCCGGGATGCACGAGTTCTTCTGGATCTCGGACCAGGACGGGTGGCAGCACGTGTACCGCTACGACTACTCGGGGCGGCTGGTGAACCAGGTGACGAAGGGGAACTTCACCGTCACCCGCGTGGAGGGGATCGACCCGCGCACGCAGACCATCTACTACTCGTCCACGCAGGACTCGCCGCTGCAGCGCCAGATGTACGCGGTGAGGTTCGACGGCAGCGGGACGCGGAAGATCACCTCCGCGCCGGGGACGCACCACTTCGACATGTCGCCCAGCACCGCCTACTTCATCGACCGCTGGACGAGCGTGCGGCAGCCCAAGCAGGTGGAGCTGTGGTCGCCGCAGCGCGGGAAGCTGCGGACGATGGAGGCCAATCCGCAGGTGACGCAGTGGCTGGCCACGCACGAGTACTCGCCCGCCGAGCCGTTCTCGTTCACCACCGCCGACGGGGTGCGGATCGACGCATCGATGATCAAGCCGGTGCCCTTCGACCCCACGAAGAAGTATCCCGTGGTCTTCGACATCTACGGCGGGCCGGGGTCGCAGCAGGTGTACGACCAGTTCGCCACCGACGGCTACGACCAGTGGCTGGCCCAGCACGGCTACATCGTCATCGGCGTGAACAACCGCGCGACCAACAACTACGGCGCGGCGTTCATGAAGACGGTCTACAAGCACCTGGGGCGGTGGGAGGCGCACGACTTCGCGGAGACGGCGAAGCATCTCGCGACGCTGCCGTACGTGGACGCGCGGCGGGTGGGGATCATCGGCACCAGCTACGGCGGCTACGCGGTGCTGATGGCGATGGAGCTCTACCCCGAGCTCTTCCCCGTGGGCGTGGCGAACAGCGCCGTGGCCGACTGGCGCTTCTACGACTCGATCTACACCGAGCGCTACATGGGGCTGCTGAGCGAGAATCTGGAGGGCTACAAGGAGAGCTCGCCGCTGGAGAACGCCGCGAAGATGCGCGGGCACCTGCTGCTGATCCACTCGCTGCT from Longimicrobium sp. harbors:
- the ppk1 gene encoding polyphosphate kinase 1 → MRAEHVPSASPGESPPPPQSAPRRPRSVRAVPRVPDGPHAIPRAVRPRPVPRGADLDNPALYFNRELGLLDFNWRVLAQALDTRTPLLERVRFLAIASSNLDEFFQKRVGGLKGQLAAGVQALSTDGRTPAEQLELIGNAALEMHAALGDTWEQVLKPLLRTEADVVVSHYHELDTPQRRALDEHFREQIYPVLTPLAVDPGHPFPFISNLSLSLAVLMRHAARSTYHFARIKVPPQNGRWLPVPHSEHRFHFVPVEQVIQANVGSLFRGMEIVNVHPFRVTRSAAVDRGDDEAEDLLALISEELRERRFAPVVRLEVDRAMPREVRQLLVRELELEEQDVYEAGGLIAHADCAVLAELDVPAHKYEPWEPVVPEPLQHEGETEEERNIFSILRRGDVLVHHPYDSFPASVQRLLEEAAVDPRVVAIKQTLYRTGGEASPIVKALIRAAELGKQVAVLIEVTARFDEENNIRGAEMLEDAGVHVTYGLVGLKTHSKVALIVRDEGGPPRTYCHIGTGNYHARTSRMYSDLGLLTCHDEIGDDLVNLFHFLTGYAPDQQYTRLLVAPRDMRRVFEERIEREVQHQRRYANGRIIAKMNALDDPGIIRELYRASREGVKIDLIVRGHSRLRPGLAGYSENIRVVSLVGRFLEHDRVFHFANNGDPEVFIGSADWRERNLNERVETIVPVLDPALKERLLRLLDAALADNRLSWELQPDGHWRPRTPGPDEPEINYHDLLMRDALERSRQRARPWEVML
- a CDS encoding S9 family peptidase is translated as MTRSTQTRAASMLLAAALAVVPALAGAQQKQRFASLQEALAATGALSGRNGPRSVNWIDEGSRFSYLDRDAQGKDVIKAYDPATGAESTLFSAQGMTFPGSQTPFEYESFQWAQDSKHLVFQSNFQPIYRRSGTADYYIYSLADRSLQLATRGARTAELSPDGSMLGFERGGDMYVTDLATHTERRLTNDATLHVFNGHFDWVYEEEFGLAQAWKWSPDSRRIAFWQVDESAEPIYMLSDLSGLHPSYDSIPYPKVGDPNPKVRIGVVDARSGRKTWLDTGLTGDFYIPRIYWTSRPDTIAVLTLSRAHNELRVFFFDVNTGGRRQVMMQRSDAWIDLYDFYAGIDDMMTFPAGMHEFFWISDQDGWQHVYRYDYSGRLVNQVTKGNFTVTRVEGIDPRTQTIYYSSTQDSPLQRQMYAVRFDGSGTRKITSAPGTHHFDMSPSTAYFIDRWTSVRQPKQVELWSPQRGKLRTMEANPQVTQWLATHEYSPAEPFSFTTADGVRIDASMIKPVPFDPTKKYPVVFDIYGGPGSQQVYDQFATDGYDQWLAQHGYIVIGVNNRATNNYGAAFMKTVYKHLGRWEAHDFAETAKHLATLPYVDARRVGIIGTSYGGYAVLMAMELYPELFPVGVANSAVADWRFYDSIYTERYMGLLSENLEGYKESSPLENAAKMRGHLLLIHSLLDDNVHPQNTMQLLTAFTALGKDVDLRIYPPGHHGAAYDFNSYRLISQVTDEWLGRWLQGATPPAIAAR
- a CDS encoding aldo/keto reductase produces the protein MEKRRIGSLEVSVVGLGCNNFGRRVDAAGTAAVVDAALDAGVNFLDTADIYGSGQSEEYLGRALQGRREQVVLATKFGMKMDEQRHGARPDYIRHAVEDSLRRLRTDRIDLYQLHTPDETVPIADTLAALDELVRAGKVREIGCSNFSAAQLHEAADAVRPGAARFASVQNEYSLLHREPEDGVLDACERLGIAFIPYYPLASGLLTGKYRRGEPVPQGARLSDERVADRRSDEKLQLVERLIAFAEARGHTLLELAFSWLLARRAVASVIAGATKPEQVRSNAAAAGWTLTEDELAEVDRILG